A genomic stretch from Leptospira licerasiae serovar Varillal str. VAR 010 includes:
- a CDS encoding TerB family tellurite resistance protein → MERVSSLASKVLPGHEFYEKFQKSLDRETEIFQLKMNYAKVLVSLWSYSCHADGVFHTKEGNLVGQMVKAMFDKDCIFDHHQEQKAEIIEELSEVFESPLPIKMITDFAEGNPVLAVNFYEDAVCIVTSDGKFTEREVEFLDDLAKELEISSMDKKNIDNKYTDGDED, encoded by the coding sequence TTTTACCAGGTCATGAGTTTTACGAAAAGTTTCAGAAAAGTCTCGATAGAGAAACCGAGATTTTTCAACTCAAGATGAATTATGCCAAGGTCCTAGTCAGTCTTTGGTCTTATTCTTGTCATGCAGACGGAGTCTTTCATACGAAAGAAGGAAACCTAGTTGGACAGATGGTAAAAGCCATGTTCGATAAAGATTGTATTTTCGATCATCACCAAGAGCAAAAGGCGGAGATCATCGAAGAATTATCCGAAGTTTTCGAATCCCCTCTTCCTATTAAAATGATCACCGACTTTGCGGAAGGAAATCCTGTATTGGCCGTAAACTTCTACGAAGACGCGGTATGTATAGTAACGAGTGATGGCAAATTTACGGAAAGAGAAGTAGAATTTTTGGACGATCTGGCAAAGGAACTGGAAATTTCTTCTATGGATAAGAAAAACATAGATAATAAATATACGGACGGCGACGAAGACTGA